A region of Methanocorpusculum labreanum Z DNA encodes the following proteins:
- a CDS encoding tetratricopeptide repeat protein codes for MVDIGGLFGKNDKQNPWIARGEQAYEKGMYDDAAQHFTKALELEPGSAKLWTKLAACQKFTQKYDAASRSYAKVVELNPDDFHAWTSLAVILGDSGKYEEALSALGHVVLPESEVYLKDRKCEWLLRSGKYREAAAVCSQLISHFPGNIQYRIRYADLLMRSGMFAEARSVYDDLSSSLGQTDLISNAAFCSEMTGDVEGALKRYAHLAENNIVGWYRRARLEESLGNFKSAAAAYGMIQHYATGDDITVTIRRALSFYWDGNGKEAAVQLEKILAKGYANAELWHLLGTISFLNGEFKRAVEAFVECIHLNQTNSAVWYMKGCAEYLSGKYKEAVESFEKMGKIGTAGPSPAKMKWFEDSDLDLFDNAPAQKEQIKVEVGVVNEGLLAMQGYALAALGRYADADKAAGVVLSHAPSRLDMELLHSRCLAGLGRYQYAGDAAARVLAKSPDNIAALERHAESMMLAGKYKEAAGSWQKLVEAAPENTLAYIGLLKACSGTGKYAEAEQLAGHLLKEYQPRDLTITLLAGDAALSAGNYEEAVTHYQNAVALSSNTPAPYIGLGSAYEMLGDYEKAVEAFSSADEILPDRPGILLNLGRVQAEAGQNKAAAQTYLGIMNNHPDIAGAAVHVTTLCADLGRNEEAANAALAALSKGEGGKALLTLGGDLCTSADMLDQAQDCYTAALKLDPDDIHSLYSLGHVHLLKGEFKLCVDYMDRCLSLDSDHTKALADKGSAYVNLGRLEDAEKVLRHLTDIDTANTKALLELADVLEQLQKYDEVLEVYAKYLQAGIPNADVIRKLASIYIMRGEYDEALSGYDLLLESNSDDIVTRRLRAEALHFLGKDIEAAEACAEMLTLRPHDQSIRSLYAASLANIGKTEDALKQYAELTLKDPENTAALFGYAEMLSRMGKYPEAVRHFDKLIGKYPRNSLLHIEKALASIKIGEPADITSDMTTAAQADPKNPYVLSGLGFMQMVTGHPTEALAAFDKAETAGCKDPDLNFCRGLIYLQQNRFDMAEKAADHILKNDPDHMPAMHLKARSLESVGRLKEAIGYYDRIVQLSEIDKEMGPSED; via the coding sequence ATGGTAGATATTGGCGGTCTTTTCGGCAAAAACGACAAACAGAATCCGTGGATAGCACGCGGGGAACAGGCATACGAAAAAGGAATGTACGACGACGCAGCCCAGCATTTCACAAAAGCTCTGGAACTAGAGCCGGGTTCGGCAAAGCTCTGGACAAAACTTGCCGCCTGCCAGAAATTTACTCAAAAATACGATGCAGCCTCCAGATCATACGCCAAAGTTGTGGAACTCAACCCGGATGATTTCCATGCCTGGACCTCGCTCGCGGTTATTCTGGGAGATTCTGGAAAATACGAAGAGGCACTCTCTGCCCTCGGCCATGTCGTTCTCCCGGAAAGCGAGGTATACCTCAAAGACAGAAAATGCGAGTGGCTTTTGCGTTCCGGAAAATACCGGGAAGCTGCCGCCGTCTGCTCGCAGCTCATCTCCCATTTCCCGGGAAATATCCAATACCGGATCCGTTATGCCGATCTTTTGATGCGAAGCGGAATGTTTGCCGAAGCACGATCGGTTTACGACGATCTCTCCTCCTCTCTGGGGCAGACGGACCTGATCTCCAACGCCGCATTCTGCAGCGAGATGACGGGAGATGTCGAAGGAGCGCTGAAACGGTATGCCCATCTTGCCGAAAACAACATTGTCGGCTGGTACCGCAGAGCCCGGCTCGAAGAGAGTCTTGGAAACTTTAAAAGCGCCGCCGCAGCATACGGTATGATCCAGCATTATGCGACCGGCGATGATATTACCGTCACAATCCGCCGGGCTTTATCATTTTACTGGGACGGAAACGGGAAAGAAGCCGCGGTCCAGCTGGAAAAGATCCTGGCAAAAGGCTACGCAAACGCTGAACTCTGGCATCTGCTTGGTACAATCTCGTTTTTGAACGGAGAATTCAAACGTGCCGTCGAAGCATTCGTCGAATGCATTCATCTGAACCAGACGAATTCTGCGGTTTGGTATATGAAAGGATGTGCCGAGTATCTCTCCGGAAAATACAAAGAGGCAGTCGAAAGTTTTGAGAAGATGGGAAAAATTGGAACCGCTGGACCATCGCCTGCGAAAATGAAATGGTTCGAGGACAGCGACCTTGATCTGTTCGATAACGCTCCGGCCCAGAAAGAACAGATTAAAGTCGAGGTCGGCGTCGTGAATGAAGGGCTTTTGGCTATGCAGGGATATGCCCTTGCGGCACTCGGCCGATACGCAGACGCAGACAAAGCCGCCGGCGTTGTTTTAAGCCATGCTCCCTCAAGGCTCGACATGGAACTTCTGCACAGTAGGTGTCTTGCCGGACTTGGGCGTTATCAGTATGCTGGAGACGCGGCAGCACGCGTACTTGCAAAATCTCCCGATAACATCGCGGCTTTGGAACGGCACGCCGAGTCCATGATGCTTGCAGGGAAATATAAGGAAGCCGCCGGATCATGGCAAAAACTCGTTGAAGCGGCGCCGGAAAACACGCTTGCCTATATCGGCCTCCTCAAAGCATGCAGCGGGACCGGGAAATATGCTGAGGCGGAGCAGCTTGCAGGCCATCTGTTAAAAGAGTATCAGCCCCGCGATCTTACAATCACCCTGCTTGCGGGAGATGCGGCCCTTTCCGCCGGAAATTACGAAGAGGCCGTTACCCATTACCAAAATGCCGTAGCCTTATCGTCCAATACGCCGGCACCATACATAGGTCTTGGATCCGCATATGAGATGCTCGGCGATTATGAAAAAGCCGTGGAAGCGTTTTCCTCAGCAGACGAAATCCTGCCGGACCGGCCGGGAATCCTTCTCAATCTTGGAAGGGTTCAGGCAGAGGCGGGACAAAATAAGGCTGCTGCACAAACCTATCTTGGAATCATGAACAACCACCCCGACATTGCCGGAGCGGCAGTTCATGTCACGACACTCTGCGCCGATCTCGGACGAAATGAAGAGGCGGCAAATGCGGCTTTAGCTGCATTATCCAAAGGAGAGGGGGGCAAAGCTCTTCTTACTCTTGGAGGAGATCTTTGTACCTCGGCAGATATGCTGGATCAGGCGCAGGACTGCTATACTGCAGCACTTAAATTAGATCCGGACGATATCCACTCCCTTTACTCGCTTGGACATGTCCACTTGTTAAAGGGCGAGTTCAAGCTCTGTGTCGACTACATGGATCGGTGCCTCAGCCTTGATTCCGATCACACCAAAGCTTTAGCTGACAAAGGATCGGCCTATGTGAACCTTGGCAGACTGGAAGATGCGGAAAAAGTACTTCGGCATCTGACGGATATCGACACCGCCAACACCAAAGCCCTGCTGGAACTCGCAGATGTTCTTGAGCAGCTGCAGAAGTATGACGAGGTCCTTGAGGTGTATGCAAAATACCTCCAGGCAGGCATTCCAAATGCGGATGTCATCAGAAAACTTGCTTCGATATATATCATGAGGGGTGAATATGACGAGGCACTCTCCGGATACGACCTCCTGCTCGAATCAAATTCAGACGACATAGTCACCCGCCGTCTGAGAGCCGAGGCTCTGCACTTCCTTGGGAAAGACATTGAAGCGGCAGAAGCCTGTGCAGAAATGCTGACTCTTCGCCCGCATGACCAGAGTATAAGATCCCTCTATGCCGCATCACTTGCCAACATCGGAAAAACGGAGGATGCCCTTAAACAGTATGCCGAGCTGACCCTCAAAGACCCGGAAAACACCGCAGCCCTCTTCGGATATGCCGAGATGCTATCACGCATGGGTAAATATCCGGAAGCAGTCAGACATTTCGACAAACTGATCGGAAAATACCCGCGAAACAGTCTGCTCCATATCGAAAAAGCCCTTGCTTCGATCAAGATCGGCGAACCGGCGGATATCACGAGCGACATGACGACCGCGGCCCAGGCCGATCCGAAAAATCCCTATGTCCTTTCCGGTCTTGGATTCATGCAGATGGTCACCGGCCACCCGACCGAAGCGCTCGCCGCATTCGACAAAGCGGAAACTGCGGGATGCAAAGACCCTGACCTGAACTTCTGCCGCGGGCTCATCTATCTTCAGCAGAACAGATTCGATATGGCGGAAAAAGCCGCCGACCACATCCTGAAAAACGATCCTGATCATATGCCCGCCATGCATCTCAAAGCTCGGTCTCTCGAGTCTGTGGGCAGACTCAAAGAAGCCATCGGGTATTACGACAGAATCGTGCAGCTCTCGGAGATCGATAAAGAGATGGGACCATCCGAGGACTGA
- the nifB gene encoding nitrogenase cofactor biosynthesis protein NifB: MDSRETDKDLRDAQNLPYDPDTLRRINEHPCYSQDARHVFGRCHVAVAPKCNIQCNYCVRDYDCVNESRPGVTSEILAPGDALERIDEVVSRMKHIKVVGIAGPGDPLANEETFETLRLVHEKYPDVILCISTNGLLLPEKIDILEKYGVRNITVTLNAIDPAIGEKIYTFVEYGGKKYHGREAAELLLKNQMKGIEEAVKRKMLVKINTVYIPGVNDQHIPEIAKKVGAMGVFNFNIIPLIPQYKFKDVVPPTPADKAKMHELCAPYVRQMRHCQRCRADAVGILGKDVQNEFGCCGKGDGSGKGCSGE; encoded by the coding sequence ATGGATTCCCGTGAAACCGACAAAGATCTGCGTGATGCCCAGAATCTGCCGTATGATCCTGATACGCTTCGAAGAATCAACGAGCACCCCTGTTACAGTCAGGATGCACGACACGTGTTCGGCCGGTGCCATGTTGCCGTCGCTCCGAAATGTAATATTCAGTGTAATTACTGTGTCAGGGATTATGACTGCGTCAACGAATCCCGTCCGGGGGTAACGAGCGAGATCCTTGCTCCCGGTGATGCTTTGGAGCGGATCGATGAAGTCGTTTCACGGATGAAACACATTAAAGTCGTGGGAATCGCAGGGCCCGGAGACCCGCTTGCAAACGAGGAAACGTTCGAGACGCTCCGTCTCGTCCATGAAAAGTATCCTGATGTGATTCTTTGTATCAGTACGAACGGTCTTCTTCTTCCGGAAAAGATCGATATTCTGGAAAAATACGGTGTCAGAAACATCACGGTCACCCTGAATGCGATCGATCCTGCCATCGGTGAAAAGATCTACACGTTCGTCGAGTATGGAGGAAAAAAGTATCATGGACGCGAAGCTGCCGAACTTCTGCTGAAAAACCAGATGAAAGGTATCGAAGAAGCCGTGAAGCGAAAGATGCTCGTCAAGATCAACACTGTGTACATCCCGGGTGTAAACGATCAGCATATCCCGGAGATCGCAAAGAAGGTTGGAGCCATGGGAGTTTTCAACTTCAATATCATACCGCTTATCCCGCAGTATAAATTCAAGGATGTCGTGCCGCCGACGCCTGCTGATAAGGCAAAAATGCACGAACTTTGCGCACCCTATGTCCGTCAGATGCGTCATTGTCAGAGATGCCGGGCTGACGCCGTCGGCATTCTTGGAAAAGATGTCCAGAACGAATTCGGATGCTGCGGCAAAGGCGACGGGTCAGGAAAAGGCTGCAGCGGCGAGTAA
- the amrB gene encoding AmmeMemoRadiSam system protein B yields the protein MISKIPAEPKATEKSARLSTLSGRFYPKNEQELDALLSALFAATETSVSDPYGILVPHAGYVYSGKTAAYGYAAISPAFNGTFVLLGPSHAGLETSTADMIWETPLGNVFPDSAFIEALSAQIPVRNDLISAEENSLEVQLPFIRYRFPKARIVPILMGDQSPNGAVRVAQAVLSAAETTGIRPIIIASGDGSHYVPAKIAAEKDLAVLAAVRHLDVSVFYDTLFRLRPSMCGYGCIAAMALICSSFGAKEARVLLYQTSGDVTGDLTEVVGYAAMEVV from the coding sequence ATGATATCAAAAATACCGGCAGAGCCCAAGGCTACGGAAAAGTCTGCGAGGCTCTCAACACTCTCGGGTAGATTCTATCCAAAAAATGAGCAGGAGCTGGATGCACTGTTGTCCGCTCTTTTTGCAGCTACGGAAACGTCTGTTTCGGATCCGTACGGGATACTCGTTCCTCATGCAGGCTATGTGTATTCGGGGAAAACGGCCGCATACGGGTATGCCGCGATATCTCCGGCATTTAACGGGACCTTTGTTCTGCTCGGTCCAAGTCATGCAGGGCTCGAAACATCCACCGCGGATATGATCTGGGAAACGCCGCTTGGGAACGTGTTCCCGGACTCGGCATTTATCGAGGCCCTTTCGGCGCAGATTCCTGTTCGGAACGATTTGATCTCGGCAGAGGAAAACTCCCTCGAAGTTCAGCTGCCCTTCATCCGGTATCGGTTCCCAAAAGCCAGGATCGTTCCGATCCTGATGGGAGACCAGTCGCCAAACGGTGCAGTCAGGGTTGCACAGGCGGTTTTGTCTGCTGCAGAAACCACCGGGATCCGTCCGATTATCATCGCATCTGGCGACGGTTCGCATTATGTGCCGGCGAAGATTGCCGCAGAAAAAGATCTGGCCGTCCTTGCAGCCGTAAGGCATCTGGATGTTTCCGTCTTCTACGATACACTGTTCAGGCTTCGCCCCTCTATGTGCGGCTACGGATGTATTGCCGCCATGGCGCTGATCTGTTCCTCGTTTGGTGCAAAAGAGGCCCGTGTTCTTTTATATCAGACATCTGGGGATGTCACCGGCGATCTGACCGAAGTAGTAGGATATGCTGCCATGGAGGTTGTCTGA
- the mvk gene encoding mevalonate kinase, with protein MATWSAPGKVILFGEHSVVYGKPAIAMAIKPRVQVTVRHSRYYQKPNSPYISECFRLTDVKGSVYVRSQLPSASGLGSSAAVTVATLFAINDEFELGYTREEVGDLAFEVEKATQGGRASATDTYVSTFGGLVFIRGSEKRRLLPPQNLSIVIGNSLISHNTAEMVEKVAELRRTSPVIANGIMDAIGGVTMEAMHNLENPKELGVLMNRNHALLDALGVGHPVLSQLVLAARNAGAYGAKLSGAGGGGCIWALCSKGSRNRVAGAIEDCDARPITTSIDTEGARREKDE; from the coding sequence ATGGCAACATGGAGTGCTCCGGGAAAAGTCATCCTTTTTGGGGAACATTCAGTTGTTTACGGAAAACCTGCCATCGCGATGGCGATAAAACCCCGGGTTCAGGTGACGGTTCGGCATTCCCGTTATTATCAGAAACCAAACTCCCCTTACATCTCGGAATGTTTCCGGCTCACCGATGTGAAAGGCAGTGTGTATGTCAGATCCCAGCTGCCGAGCGCCTCGGGCCTCGGGTCTTCGGCGGCCGTGACGGTAGCAACGCTTTTTGCGATCAACGATGAGTTTGAACTGGGATACACCCGCGAAGAAGTCGGGGATCTGGCCTTCGAGGTGGAAAAAGCAACGCAGGGCGGGCGTGCCAGTGCGACCGACACGTATGTTTCGACATTCGGCGGCCTGGTCTTTATCCGGGGCAGTGAAAAACGCCGTCTTCTTCCCCCGCAGAATCTCTCAATCGTGATCGGTAACTCGCTTATCTCGCACAACACCGCTGAGATGGTGGAGAAAGTCGCCGAACTCAGACGAACCTCGCCCGTGATTGCAAACGGGATCATGGATGCGATCGGCGGCGTGACCATGGAAGCCATGCACAATCTTGAAAATCCTAAAGAGCTGGGTGTTTTGATGAACCGGAACCATGCTCTCCTCGACGCGCTCGGCGTTGGTCACCCGGTCTTGTCCCAGCTGGTTCTTGCGGCCAGGAATGCCGGTGCATACGGAGCAAAACTTTCCGGCGCCGGCGGCGGGGGATGCATTTGGGCTCTCTGCTCAAAGGGTTCCCGCAACCGGGTGGCCGGGGCGATCGAAGACTGCGATGCCCGTCCGATAACCACGTCCATAGATACGGAAGGGGCGCGGAGGGAAAAAGATGAGTGA